In Cloacibacillus sp. An23, the following are encoded in one genomic region:
- a CDS encoding ABC transporter substrate-binding protein, with protein sequence MVKLSSKTFASAFAAAAMGFAAFCAPAFAAEDPDMAARWSGDTVKIGFLANLTGPGAYTDIPPKMAIEDYVEEINAKGGWLGKKVELVSYDAGRDALTESVTAVNKMIQQDKVIAIVGPTGSRYALPIITLCNESKTPCITIGATNAKITVSEETGKVQPYMYRVSFADPYQGAAMADFAYNKLGIKQLATIAGVEDLYAQGILKFFTDEYKRLGGEVISAQSYQMSDVEFRAQLSTIGGTGATVLFAPAAEYRFATLIAKQAEQLGLQFTYLFTDGVYAPELLETAGPQVEGAYISTPMIDEEPAYAEYKKAFDERHKSTGYKANIYAYYGLDGIKLLEWAVHKTNSFDGEVLKKALDTAKDVPLFTEPFTIDPATHNPLNKSVTILKVEDGKYTLFDKVKPQN encoded by the coding sequence ATGGTGAAATTGAGCAGTAAAACTTTCGCGTCGGCATTTGCAGCGGCCGCGATGGGCTTCGCAGCTTTCTGCGCTCCAGCCTTCGCAGCCGAAGACCCGGACATGGCGGCCAGATGGAGCGGAGATACCGTCAAAATCGGCTTCTTGGCGAACTTGACCGGCCCGGGCGCATATACGGACATTCCGCCAAAAATGGCCATCGAGGACTACGTTGAAGAGATCAACGCGAAAGGCGGATGGCTCGGCAAAAAGGTCGAACTCGTGTCGTACGATGCTGGACGCGACGCGCTTACGGAATCCGTCACCGCAGTCAACAAGATGATACAGCAGGACAAAGTTATCGCGATCGTGGGACCGACCGGCAGCCGATACGCCCTTCCGATAATCACGCTCTGCAACGAGAGCAAGACCCCGTGCATAACGATAGGCGCGACGAACGCGAAGATAACCGTCAGCGAAGAGACCGGCAAAGTCCAGCCGTACATGTACAGAGTTTCGTTTGCCGACCCGTATCAGGGAGCCGCTATGGCCGACTTCGCCTACAACAAGCTCGGCATCAAGCAGCTGGCGACGATAGCCGGTGTAGAAGACCTTTACGCACAGGGCATACTCAAGTTCTTTACCGACGAGTATAAGCGCCTCGGCGGAGAAGTGATAAGCGCCCAGTCCTATCAGATGAGCGATGTTGAATTCCGTGCCCAGCTCTCGACGATCGGCGGCACCGGGGCGACGGTGCTCTTCGCCCCCGCGGCGGAATATAGGTTCGCGACGCTGATAGCGAAACAGGCGGAGCAGCTCGGCCTCCAGTTCACCTATTTGTTCACAGACGGCGTATATGCGCCTGAGCTTCTCGAAACGGCCGGCCCGCAGGTTGAAGGCGCCTATATCTCCACGCCGATGATAGACGAGGAACCAGCCTACGCCGAATACAAGAAGGCTTTTGACGAAAGGCACAAGAGCACAGGATACAAAGCGAATATTTACGCTTATTACGGCCTTGACGGCATAAAGTTGCTTGAGTGGGCTGTACATAAGACGAACAGCTTCGACGGCGAAGTCCTTAAAAAAGCTCTTGATACGGCGAAAGACGTCCCGCTCTTCACCGAACCCTTTACGATCGACCCGGCTACGCACAATCCGCTCAACAAAAGCGTAACGATACTCAAGGTAGAGGACGGCAAATATACTCTGTTCGATAAGGTTAAGCCTCAGAACTAA
- a CDS encoding ABC transporter substrate-binding protein, with amino-acid sequence MFKKLAAVAAAVVVGLFAAGCARAEAADDMSVRWSGDTVKVGFLANLTGPGAYTDIPPKMAIEDYIEQVNAKGGWLGKKVELVPYDAGRDPYTESVTAVNKMIQQDKVIAVVGPTGSRFALPIVTLCNETKTPCITIGATNAKITVSEETGKVQPYMFRVSFVDPYQGAAMATFAYNKLGIRKVATIAGVDDLYAQGILKFFTDEFKRLGGEVVNSQAYQMNDVEFRAQLSAIGDSGADALFAPAAEYRFATLIAKQAEQLGLQFTYLFTDGVYAPELLETAGPQIEGAYISTPMIDEEPAYAEYKKAFDEKHKSTGYKANLYAYYGMDGIMLLEWAVNKAQSFDGTKIKEALESAKDVPLFTEPFTIDPKTHDPLNKSVTILQVKDGKYTLFERVKPAN; translated from the coding sequence ATGTTTAAGAAGCTTGCCGCCGTCGCGGCGGCGGTAGTGGTTGGTTTGTTCGCCGCAGGATGCGCCCGCGCCGAGGCTGCGGACGATATGTCTGTGAGATGGAGCGGGGATACGGTAAAAGTAGGCTTCCTCGCCAACTTGACGGGGCCGGGCGCTTACACGGACATTCCGCCCAAGATGGCCATCGAGGACTATATTGAACAGGTAAACGCCAAAGGCGGATGGCTCGGAAAGAAAGTCGAGCTGGTTCCTTACGACGCGGGACGCGACCCCTACACGGAATCCGTAACGGCCGTCAACAAAATGATCCAGCAGGATAAGGTTATCGCCGTCGTAGGACCGACCGGCAGCCGCTTCGCGCTTCCCATCGTAACGCTGTGCAACGAAACGAAGACCCCCTGCATAACGATAGGCGCGACGAACGCGAAAATAACCGTCAGCGAAGAGACCGGCAAAGTCCAGCCGTACATGTTCCGCGTATCGTTCGTAGACCCATATCAGGGAGCGGCGATGGCGACCTTCGCATACAACAAGCTGGGAATTAGGAAAGTCGCTACAATAGCCGGCGTTGACGATCTCTACGCGCAGGGCATTCTCAAATTCTTCACCGACGAATTTAAACGTCTCGGCGGCGAAGTGGTCAACTCGCAGGCATATCAGATGAACGACGTCGAGTTCCGCGCCCAGCTTTCCGCGATAGGCGACAGCGGTGCGGACGCGCTTTTCGCCCCCGCGGCGGAATACAGATTTGCGACGCTGATAGCGAAGCAGGCGGAGCAGCTCGGCCTCCAGTTCACCTACCTCTTCACAGACGGCGTATATGCTCCTGAGCTTCTTGAGACTGCCGGTCCGCAAATCGAAGGCGCCTACATCTCTACGCCGATGATCGATGAAGAACCCGCCTACGCCGAATACAAGAAAGCCTTCGACGAAAAGCACAAGAGCACCGGATACAAGGCGAACCTCTACGCCTACTACGGCATGGACGGCATAATGCTGCTCGAATGGGCCGTCAACAAAGCCCAGAGCTTTGACGGCACGAAGATAAAAGAGGCTCTTGAGTCCGCGAAGGACGTCCCACTCTTTACGGAACCGTTCACGATCGACCCCAAGACGCACGACCCGCTCAACAAGAGCGTCACGATACTGCAGGTAAAAGACGGCAAATACACGCTGTTTGAAAGAGTAAAGCCCGCTAATTAA
- a CDS encoding FadR/GntR family transcriptional regulator, translating into MEELFPKQDSTKKPAIIVKRILSLLESGDLKPGDKLPNELEIVRQSDISRTSVREALSALEIMGIITRVPGEGTFIAHDALYGKFGPRGILDKFLEDTETVNGSFEALEARIALEPSVAVMAARRAEPEQIARLEELIEKSKSALAAGDINLFFDIDSAFHLAIAEASNNEEILKISRGLLAKADTHMWKRYKEDLGLLDSTIDAHTKIAEAIKERDPKKAGYFVEHHLAKCVVDN; encoded by the coding sequence ATGGAAGAATTGTTTCCGAAGCAAGATTCTACAAAAAAGCCGGCCATCATTGTCAAGAGGATACTTTCTTTGCTCGAAAGCGGAGATTTGAAGCCTGGCGACAAATTGCCAAACGAGCTTGAAATAGTCAGACAGAGCGACATAAGCCGTACTTCTGTGCGCGAGGCTCTCTCCGCGCTTGAAATCATGGGTATCATCACGCGCGTTCCAGGCGAAGGTACTTTCATCGCACATGACGCTCTCTACGGCAAATTCGGTCCGCGCGGCATCCTTGACAAATTTCTCGAAGATACAGAAACCGTAAACGGTTCGTTTGAAGCGCTTGAGGCGCGCATAGCCCTGGAGCCGTCGGTGGCGGTTATGGCGGCAAGACGCGCCGAGCCGGAGCAGATTGCAAGACTTGAAGAACTGATTGAAAAATCAAAGAGCGCGCTCGCGGCGGGCGATATAAATCTTTTCTTCGATATAGACAGCGCCTTCCACCTCGCGATAGCCGAAGCCTCTAATAACGAAGAAATACTGAAAATCAGCCGAGGCCTCCTCGCCAAAGCCGACACTCACATGTGGAAACGTTACAAAGAAGACTTAGGGCTTCTTGACTCTACCATAGATGCGCACACAAAGATAGCCGAAGCAATAAAAGAACGAGACCCCAAAAAAGCGGGATATTTCGTCGAGCATCATCTTGCAAAATGTGTGGTTGACAACTAA
- a CDS encoding M20 family metallo-hydrolase: protein MKEKLFAKIEELEPKMVQTLCGLVAIPAIGPADGGDGEFHKAEYLIKKLKELGFSDVSTYALPDPKAAGGERPNLVVRFPGKTKRRLWIVAHMDVVPEGERSLWHTDPFKAEVKDGRVYGRGSNDNGQELVASLYALRALKELGVTPEYEVCLAFVADEELGSEYGICHLLKKGLFAEDDLVIVPDMGTENGDFVEIAEKSICWMEFTVEGKQVHGSTPHLGVNACRAANALSVALDEALHAAFPERDNLFDPPESTFEPTRRRANVANVNTVPGLEVFSFDCRVLPSVPLEEVLKIVDAETKKTEEKYKVKITRRFPQKEQAAAPTAEDAPVVRTLLAALAEVYPGMKPKVGGVGGGTCGAFFRRAGIPAVVWGQEVDCAHMPNEHIEIAHMLNEAKVFALMMLGK from the coding sequence TTGAAAGAAAAACTTTTTGCGAAGATAGAAGAGCTTGAGCCGAAAATGGTGCAGACTCTGTGCGGCCTGGTCGCTATTCCTGCGATAGGCCCGGCGGACGGCGGAGACGGCGAATTCCACAAGGCCGAATATCTGATAAAGAAACTGAAAGAGCTTGGGTTCAGCGACGTTAGCACATACGCGCTGCCCGACCCGAAAGCTGCTGGCGGCGAGCGTCCGAATCTTGTCGTACGCTTTCCGGGAAAAACGAAACGCCGCCTCTGGATAGTCGCGCACATGGATGTTGTGCCCGAGGGCGAACGCTCCCTGTGGCACACGGATCCTTTCAAGGCCGAGGTCAAGGACGGGCGCGTCTACGGACGCGGCTCCAACGACAACGGGCAGGAGCTCGTGGCGTCGCTCTACGCGCTCCGCGCGCTCAAAGAACTCGGCGTAACCCCTGAGTACGAAGTCTGCCTCGCCTTCGTCGCCGACGAAGAGCTTGGAAGTGAATACGGCATTTGCCACCTCCTGAAGAAAGGCCTTTTCGCTGAAGACGACCTTGTAATCGTCCCGGACATGGGGACTGAGAACGGCGATTTTGTTGAAATAGCCGAAAAAAGCATCTGCTGGATGGAATTCACCGTCGAGGGCAAACAGGTCCACGGCAGCACGCCTCATCTCGGCGTCAACGCCTGCCGCGCCGCCAACGCCCTCTCCGTAGCGCTTGACGAGGCCCTGCACGCGGCTTTCCCCGAGCGTGACAACCTTTTCGACCCGCCAGAATCCACCTTCGAGCCTACGCGCCGCCGCGCCAATGTCGCTAACGTAAACACAGTGCCAGGGCTCGAGGTGTTCAGCTTCGACTGCCGCGTCCTTCCCTCCGTCCCGCTCGAAGAAGTGCTGAAAATCGTCGACGCGGAGACGAAGAAAACAGAGGAAAAATACAAAGTCAAGATAACCCGCCGCTTCCCGCAGAAAGAACAGGCCGCGGCTCCGACGGCGGAGGACGCCCCTGTCGTCAGGACGCTGCTGGCGGCTCTCGCCGAGGTCTATCCCGGCATGAAGCCGAAGGTCGGCGGCGTCGGCGGCGGCACCTGCGGAGCCTTCTTCCGCCGCGCAGGAATCCCCGCCGTCGTATGGGGACAGGAAGTAGACTGCGCCCACATGCCGAACGAGCACATCGAAATAGCCCACATGCTGAACGAAGCGAAAGTCTTCGCGCTGATGATGCTGGGAAAGTAG
- a CDS encoding bile acid:sodium symporter family protein, giving the protein MRFLEKLSELVGKYMAIIVVIVAAVALFQPSALNWIKTSWVTTLLMIVMFGMGLTMKPADFAVVFKRPKDIIIGFIAQFSIMPLLAFALGKLFQLDDALLVGVILVGTCPGGTSSNVMTYLSKGDVALSVGMTSVSTVFAPIVTPALTYLLLKETVTVDMMSMFISIVQVVILPIGAGFVINKFFSETTQKAVKILPLVSVTAIVMIVAAVVSANSARIMDTGLIVFAVVILHNLLGYALGYGVARALGLPLSKKKAIAIEVGMQNSGLATSLAATSFPSLALATVPGAVFSVWHNISGAILANIFSQMKDEK; this is encoded by the coding sequence ATGAGGTTTCTTGAAAAATTAAGCGAACTTGTCGGTAAGTACATGGCGATAATAGTCGTCATAGTAGCCGCCGTCGCGCTGTTCCAGCCGTCGGCGCTCAACTGGATAAAGACGAGCTGGGTCACGACGCTTCTTATGATAGTCATGTTCGGCATGGGGCTGACGATGAAGCCCGCGGACTTCGCCGTCGTCTTCAAGCGTCCGAAAGACATCATCATCGGCTTCATAGCGCAGTTCTCCATCATGCCGCTGCTCGCCTTCGCTCTCGGCAAGCTCTTCCAGCTCGACGACGCGCTTCTCGTCGGAGTCATACTCGTCGGCACATGCCCGGGCGGAACGTCGTCGAACGTCATGACGTACCTCAGCAAGGGCGACGTCGCTCTCTCCGTCGGAATGACGAGCGTGTCCACCGTGTTCGCCCCGATCGTCACGCCGGCTCTGACGTACCTGCTGCTTAAAGAAACAGTCACTGTCGATATGATGTCGATGTTCATCTCCATAGTACAGGTCGTCATACTCCCGATAGGCGCCGGCTTCGTCATCAACAAGTTCTTCAGCGAGACGACGCAGAAGGCCGTCAAGATACTGCCGCTCGTCTCCGTCACCGCGATAGTCATGATAGTCGCCGCCGTCGTGTCGGCGAACTCCGCCCGCATCATGGATACGGGCCTGATAGTCTTCGCCGTCGTCATACTGCACAACCTGCTCGGCTACGCGCTCGGATACGGCGTAGCGCGCGCCCTCGGCCTGCCGCTCTCCAAGAAGAAGGCCATAGCCATCGAGGTCGGTATGCAGAACTCCGGCCTGGCCACGAGCCTCGCGGCTACATCCTTCCCGTCGCTGGCGCTCGCCACGGTTCCCGGCGCGGTGTTCAGCGTCTGGCACAACATCTCCGGCGCAATCCTCGCCAACATCTTCTCTCAGATGAAGGACGAGAAGTAA
- the tssI gene encoding type VI secretion system tip protein TssI/VgrG, translated as MAQNADSELFRFEAEGMAEDTFRVLGFRGAEGLSSLFSFEIDLVSENLSVDLGVLLSGRARLTIKRDGAPDAVFAGRPASAKQTGHFKNYAYYTVQLRPAFWKFTQLVQSAIFLDKTAPETVEELFASERFFPLAYEMRLTRGDYPRQEFAMQHEESLYDYITWRMEREGAYFYFAPDGDTVIFSDAPQSHDGSAGTLYYSPATGLEGGKSGEVATYFSLCRTPLPARVVVRSYSWRSPNMPIVAEAEVSPDGFGDVYLAHEHAETQAEALRIAEIRAEELKCRGKIYSGVSASPLVRPGAVFTLDGHYSPSFNRDYMVTEVTHEGSQESFISLGLGIPLRGAKEHLFYRNEFRCIEADTTYRPERKAPRAKITGVMRAFVDGAGGGARAETDEYGRYKLVFPFDVSGRSGGNASCWIRMAQLQAGPDSGFALPVQPGVEALVSFEEGDPDRPYISGVLANGETGSIYGSGNRNISGLRTAGGNQITINDEDKKQGISMLMPSGNGLMMSAGSSDLTVNATDTALHATSTCSTDLAGVVKTNLCGFRNLTCSTTDPKALATWAATCSSFGTAVSDTLSSLSKAYSGDTSNALSWGADGVKDAMLALNMALQLINIGIAPKTAYNMAMTVKDDGTATSLVQAKAGTPELVGLLSTLVLRVCGSVMDVAEAIIEEPASDDNKLYYDKNYNKVSKAAAQRSYTTSSLASLLPELTSLIVMLVAMYKQEDKLGGISLNAVKANVNMNAGTSVTANAGEHILFHAGGVPLVGTPIDNTAGLAGTDAVHASLRISDPKGPAHWGVGRADGDGVADDIISADNDFLRNTQKITVMRPPHHSIASISDLIYGRATDTVSISKRDSVDYADEWFIARGGSKGSTVSLKQKQWLGYAPSDGKLKLGVPVTPGDYPSEADKISDDTKLSGLVVDNAKAALQYKDGSSAEFKDKSALIKIKDGAQIEMNDKDANISSKTVRLTSTADSHAKVVVSNTGVNIYGLNVKGSKLTSKDALTISSNGFIKIG; from the coding sequence ATGGCACAAAACGCGGACAGCGAACTGTTCCGCTTCGAGGCCGAGGGCATGGCGGAGGACACCTTCCGCGTCCTCGGCTTTCGCGGCGCCGAGGGGCTCTCGAGCCTTTTCTCCTTTGAGATAGACCTCGTCAGCGAAAACCTCTCCGTAGACCTCGGCGTGCTTCTCTCCGGGCGCGCCAGGCTCACGATAAAGCGCGACGGCGCGCCCGACGCGGTATTCGCGGGCCGCCCCGCCTCGGCGAAGCAGACCGGGCACTTCAAAAACTACGCATACTATACCGTACAGCTTCGCCCGGCCTTCTGGAAATTCACGCAGCTCGTGCAGAGCGCGATATTCCTGGACAAGACCGCGCCCGAGACCGTCGAGGAGCTCTTCGCCTCCGAGCGCTTCTTCCCGCTCGCCTACGAAATGCGGCTGACGCGCGGCGACTACCCGCGCCAGGAATTCGCGATGCAGCACGAGGAAAGCCTCTACGACTACATAACGTGGCGCATGGAGCGCGAAGGGGCATACTTCTACTTCGCGCCCGACGGCGACACGGTGATATTCTCAGACGCGCCGCAGTCGCACGACGGCTCTGCGGGGACGCTCTATTACTCTCCCGCGACCGGGCTTGAGGGCGGCAAAAGCGGCGAGGTCGCGACATATTTCTCGCTCTGCCGGACGCCGCTCCCGGCGCGCGTCGTCGTGCGCAGCTACAGCTGGCGCAGCCCGAACATGCCGATAGTCGCGGAGGCCGAAGTGTCGCCCGACGGCTTCGGCGACGTCTACCTCGCGCACGAGCACGCCGAAACTCAGGCGGAGGCCCTCCGCATCGCGGAGATACGCGCCGAGGAGCTGAAATGCCGCGGCAAAATATACAGCGGCGTCAGCGCCTCGCCGCTCGTGCGCCCCGGCGCGGTATTCACGCTCGACGGGCATTACAGCCCCTCCTTCAACCGCGACTACATGGTGACCGAGGTCACTCACGAGGGGTCGCAGGAGTCATTCATATCGCTCGGCCTCGGCATCCCGCTGCGCGGAGCGAAAGAGCACCTCTTCTACCGCAACGAATTTCGCTGCATAGAGGCCGATACGACGTACCGCCCCGAGCGCAAAGCTCCGCGCGCTAAGATAACCGGAGTAATGCGCGCCTTCGTGGACGGCGCGGGCGGAGGCGCGCGCGCCGAGACGGACGAATACGGGCGCTACAAGCTCGTCTTCCCCTTCGACGTATCGGGGCGCAGCGGCGGCAACGCCTCGTGCTGGATACGAATGGCTCAGCTTCAGGCGGGGCCCGACAGCGGCTTCGCGCTGCCGGTGCAGCCCGGCGTCGAGGCGTTAGTATCGTTCGAGGAGGGCGACCCGGACCGCCCGTACATCTCCGGCGTCCTCGCCAACGGCGAGACTGGCAGCATATACGGCTCCGGCAACCGCAACATATCGGGGCTGCGCACAGCGGGCGGCAACCAGATAACGATAAACGACGAGGATAAAAAGCAGGGAATCTCGATGCTTATGCCCTCGGGCAACGGGCTCATGATGTCCGCGGGGTCGTCCGACCTCACTGTGAACGCGACCGACACGGCACTGCACGCTACATCGACGTGCAGCACAGATCTCGCCGGAGTGGTCAAGACGAACCTGTGCGGCTTCCGCAATCTTACATGCTCTACCACCGACCCGAAGGCGCTCGCGACGTGGGCCGCCACATGCTCGTCGTTCGGCACGGCGGTCTCCGATACTCTCTCCTCGCTCAGCAAAGCCTATTCGGGCGACACCTCGAACGCCCTGTCGTGGGGGGCGGACGGAGTAAAAGACGCGATGCTCGCGCTCAATATGGCCCTCCAGCTGATCAATATCGGGATAGCGCCGAAGACGGCGTACAACATGGCGATGACCGTCAAGGACGACGGCACGGCGACCTCTCTCGTACAGGCCAAAGCCGGAACGCCCGAGCTCGTCGGCCTCTTGTCCACCCTGGTGCTGAGGGTTTGTGGCTCCGTCATGGATGTGGCGGAAGCGATCATCGAAGAGCCGGCCTCGGATGACAATAAGCTCTACTACGACAAGAACTACAATAAAGTCAGCAAAGCCGCGGCGCAGCGCAGCTACACCACGTCGTCGCTCGCGTCGCTGCTGCCGGAGCTGACGTCGTTGATAGTGATGTTGGTGGCCATGTATAAGCAGGAGGATAAGCTCGGCGGTATCTCGCTCAACGCCGTTAAGGCGAACGTCAACATGAACGCCGGCACCTCCGTCACCGCGAACGCCGGGGAGCATATACTGTTTCACGCGGGCGGCGTGCCGCTTGTGGGAACGCCCATCGACAACACGGCTGGGCTCGCCGGTACGGATGCGGTGCACGCGTCTTTGCGCATCAGCGACCCGAAAGGCCCGGCGCACTGGGGCGTCGGCCGCGCCGACGGCGACGGGGTGGCCGACGATATAATCAGCGCAGACAACGATTTCCTGAGAAACACACAGAAAATAACAGTCATGAGGCCGCCGCATCACAGTATAGCTTCCATATCGGACCTTATATACGGCAGGGCGACGGATACAGTCTCGATTTCCAAGAGAGACAGCGTGGACTATGCCGACGAGTGGTTCATTGCGCGCGGCGGCAGCAAAGGCTCTACAGTAAGCCTCAAGCAGAAGCAGTGGCTCGGCTACGCGCCCTCGGACGGGAAGCTCAAGCTCGGCGTGCCCGTCACTCCCGGCGACTATCCGTCGGAGGCGGACAAAATCAGCGACGATACAAAGCTGTCTGGGCTTGTCGTCGACAATGCCAAAGCCGCCCTTCAGTACAAGGACGGTTCGAGCGCCGAATTTAAGGATAAGTCGGCGCTGATTAAGATAAAAGACGGCGCGCAGATAGAGATGAACGACAAAGACGCGAACATTTCGTCTAAGACCGTGAGGCTTACCAGTACCGCCGACTCACATGCAAAGGTCGTCGTCAGCAATACCGGCGTGAACATATACGGCCTCAACGTCAAAGGCTCAAAGTTGACCAGCAAGGATGCGCTCACCATCAGCTCAAACGGCTTCATAAAAATAGGCTGA
- the tssE gene encoding type VI secretion system baseplate subunit TssE has product MSSIRFLERMRAMQHDPERGNFEDPAEVLRSVIGYVGKLLNTRRGSSVLDEEFGIPDFTSIGVSYSREDIPRFEKEIAHFIERCEPRLRGVTVTYAPDPAEPFSVNFILDAGLVLSGTETLPVQLMTKINSSGKVSVSD; this is encoded by the coding sequence GTGTCCTCCATACGCTTCCTGGAGCGGATGCGCGCGATGCAGCACGACCCCGAGCGCGGGAACTTCGAGGACCCCGCCGAGGTGCTTCGCTCCGTCATCGGCTACGTGGGCAAGCTTCTGAACACGCGGCGCGGCAGCAGCGTGCTCGACGAGGAGTTCGGCATTCCGGACTTCACGAGCATCGGCGTGAGCTACAGCCGCGAGGACATTCCGCGCTTCGAGAAAGAGATAGCGCATTTCATCGAACGCTGCGAGCCGAGGCTGCGCGGCGTGACCGTCACATACGCGCCGGACCCGGCGGAGCCGTTCAGCGTCAACTTCATACTCGACGCGGGGCTGGTGCTCTCGGGCACGGAGACTCTGCCGGTCCAGCTTATGACAAAGATAAATTCTTCGGGCAAGGTGAGCGTCAGCGACTGA